One part of the Paenibacillus silvisoli genome encodes these proteins:
- the addA gene encoding helicase-exonuclease AddAB subunit AddA — protein sequence MTTAVTQIPPKPIGSTWTDDQWRAIVTSGSNILVAAAAGSGKTAVLVERIIRKISADTDVDRLLVATFTKAAAAEMKERIRIALEKELDRNPGSDHLRRQLALMGRASITTLHSFCLDVIRRYYSLIGLDPGFRIANETEAELLRIDVLDALFEERYGEPETERGQVFLQLVDKFGGERGDEPVYALVMKLYHFSQSHPWPRHWLQETAAAFRVEDAEELGQTEWVKSLSDAVSLSLQGAVSLLEQGEALTYLPGGPDAYGENFREDLQLVRSLLHRVVNQPWLTWQEAFAGASFGKLKSQRGDACDKALQEQAKDLRDRAKAIIADLTDELFTRTPEEFAAELAEIAPLMETLTGLADEFGSRFEAAKLEKGLIDFGDMEHYCLRILRDAASTPSAMVPSAAAIEYQQQFQEVLLDEYQDTNMVQEAIVSLISRSGKGNRFMVGDVKQSIYRFRLAEPGLFLRKYKSYRLAGEFEQNGADQPEIQDETEFGVRIDLARNFRSRQEVVDGVNNVFRAIMREKAAEMDYDERAELVCGASYPPADDGGPAERYAVELAVLDKGKGDSGDEAPAEEGDAEGESMTPAEAAEDLQTVQLEARYIASQILKLKGLQPNDPGAEPFMVYDGKKGRKRPLAWRDIVILLRADKQWAPTIIEELQQHGIPAYAELSSGYFEATEVETMLSLLRVIDNPYQDIPLAGALRSPIVGLDGEELALIRIAAGRVTYFEAVRNAADDPNMPEDTQRKLQSFLASLEAWRVEARQGSLADLLWRIYRETGYYDLVGGMTGGLQRQANLRALHDRTRQYEATTLRGLFRFLRFIDRMRESGGDLGTARALGEQEDVVRIMSIHKSKGLEFPVVFAAGLGKQFNKRDLSSPFLMHKQLGFGPRYVDTELRVSYPTLPQLAIKQRLAMETLAEEMRILYVALTRPKEKMFLVGTVGDAEKQLQRWQSALDADGGLADFRIAGASRFLDWLGPLAMGAGISAVVVDEVALVEGESKELEALRDEASEEADDAGLQDTKEQDAVDGAKVVSFRDWRTAVVPASLLGMEAAVATQEDTEAAEAFALRMQAVQELVPLPESQEAADEIDRRLSWRYPYAAATMTAAKTSVTEMKRLHAEAGMDEAALLLPELAGEDGMAGMGEETVDTEAAEIPTEAAAEGANPGDYAQVEFLFDMDSASLVQEETVRFEAAAASAGNEAGGKGGDYTFRLRRPRFMEEKALTAAERGMVSHLVMQHVPIGGEVTEETVRETIASLQERRMLSAQQAAAVDIAGSAAFFQSDVGLRLLRAEWVKRETPFSCTFPASRVYPGATEHVSEEPILIQGVIDCLFQDEEGRLILLDYKTDRITLKRWEEAAERHRFQLTLYAEAIRSVIGRNVDECYVFFFDGGQAVKLFG from the coding sequence ATGACGACAGCTGTAACGCAGATTCCGCCGAAGCCGATAGGAAGCACGTGGACGGATGACCAGTGGCGGGCGATCGTGACGAGCGGCAGCAATATTTTGGTTGCGGCGGCTGCCGGTTCGGGTAAGACAGCGGTGCTGGTCGAACGGATCATCCGCAAAATTTCGGCGGATACCGATGTCGACCGGCTGCTTGTGGCGACCTTCACGAAGGCGGCCGCAGCGGAAATGAAGGAGCGGATCCGGATCGCGCTCGAGAAGGAGCTGGACCGCAATCCGGGGTCCGATCATTTGCGGCGCCAGCTGGCGTTGATGGGCCGCGCGTCCATTACGACGCTGCACTCATTCTGTCTCGATGTCATCCGGCGCTATTATTCGCTCATCGGACTCGATCCGGGCTTTCGCATCGCCAACGAAACGGAAGCGGAGCTGCTTCGCATCGACGTGCTGGACGCTTTGTTCGAGGAACGGTATGGCGAGCCGGAGACGGAGCGGGGACAGGTTTTCCTGCAGCTAGTGGACAAGTTCGGCGGCGAACGCGGCGACGAGCCGGTCTACGCGCTAGTCATGAAGCTCTATCATTTCTCGCAAAGCCATCCTTGGCCGAGGCATTGGCTTCAGGAGACGGCCGCCGCATTTCGCGTCGAGGACGCGGAGGAGCTAGGTCAAACCGAATGGGTAAAGAGTCTTTCCGACGCCGTTTCGCTGTCGCTTCAAGGGGCTGTAAGCCTGCTGGAGCAAGGTGAAGCGCTGACCTACCTTCCGGGTGGACCGGATGCGTATGGCGAAAATTTCCGCGAAGACTTGCAGCTGGTCCGTTCCTTGCTCCATCGCGTCGTCAACCAGCCTTGGTTGACGTGGCAGGAGGCTTTCGCAGGCGCAAGCTTCGGCAAGCTCAAAAGCCAGCGCGGCGACGCGTGCGACAAAGCGCTGCAGGAGCAGGCCAAAGATTTGCGCGACCGCGCGAAAGCGATTATCGCCGACTTGACGGACGAGCTGTTTACGCGTACGCCGGAGGAGTTTGCCGCCGAGCTGGCGGAGATTGCGCCGCTCATGGAGACGCTGACCGGCCTTGCCGATGAATTCGGCAGCCGCTTCGAAGCGGCGAAGCTGGAGAAGGGGCTTATCGATTTCGGCGATATGGAGCATTATTGCCTCCGTATTTTGCGGGATGCGGCTTCGACGCCTTCGGCCATGGTGCCGTCGGCTGCGGCGATCGAGTACCAGCAGCAGTTCCAGGAAGTGCTTCTCGATGAATATCAAGATACCAACATGGTGCAGGAAGCGATCGTCTCGCTCATTTCGCGGTCCGGCAAAGGGAACCGCTTTATGGTCGGCGACGTGAAACAGAGCATTTACCGGTTCCGACTGGCCGAGCCGGGCTTGTTTCTGCGCAAATATAAAAGCTACCGCTTGGCCGGCGAGTTTGAACAAAACGGCGCGGATCAGCCGGAAATTCAGGATGAAACCGAGTTCGGCGTTCGTATCGATTTGGCGCGAAATTTCCGAAGCCGGCAGGAGGTCGTGGACGGCGTCAACAACGTTTTCCGCGCCATAATGCGGGAGAAAGCGGCGGAAATGGACTACGACGAGCGAGCCGAGCTCGTATGCGGCGCGTCGTACCCGCCTGCCGATGACGGCGGGCCTGCCGAGCGCTATGCGGTCGAGCTTGCCGTTCTGGATAAAGGCAAAGGCGACAGCGGCGACGAGGCGCCTGCCGAAGAAGGCGATGCGGAAGGCGAGAGCATGACGCCTGCCGAGGCCGCGGAGGATTTGCAGACGGTGCAGCTTGAAGCGCGCTATATCGCAAGCCAAATTTTGAAGCTGAAAGGGCTGCAGCCGAACGATCCGGGCGCGGAGCCGTTCATGGTTTATGACGGCAAGAAAGGGCGGAAGCGTCCGCTGGCATGGCGCGATATCGTTATTTTGCTGCGGGCGGATAAGCAGTGGGCGCCGACGATTATCGAGGAGCTGCAGCAGCACGGCATTCCCGCTTACGCGGAGCTGAGCAGCGGCTATTTCGAGGCGACCGAAGTGGAAACGATGCTGTCGCTGCTTCGGGTCATCGACAACCCGTATCAGGACATCCCGCTGGCCGGCGCGCTCCGTTCGCCGATTGTCGGTTTGGACGGCGAAGAGCTGGCGCTCATTCGGATCGCGGCAGGCCGCGTCACTTATTTCGAGGCGGTGCGAAACGCGGCGGATGATCCGAACATGCCGGAAGATACGCAGCGCAAGCTGCAGAGCTTCCTCGCTTCGCTTGAAGCGTGGCGTGTTGAGGCTCGTCAAGGCTCGCTGGCCGATTTGCTGTGGCGCATTTATCGGGAAACCGGCTATTACGACTTGGTTGGCGGCATGACGGGCGGCCTTCAGCGGCAAGCCAATTTGCGCGCGCTGCACGACAGGACCCGCCAATACGAGGCGACGACGCTGCGCGGCTTGTTCCGTTTCCTCCGGTTCATCGACCGGATGCGGGAAAGCGGCGGCGATCTGGGCACGGCACGCGCGCTGGGCGAGCAGGAGGACGTCGTTCGGATCATGTCGATCCATAAGAGCAAAGGCTTGGAGTTCCCGGTCGTCTTTGCGGCCGGACTCGGCAAGCAGTTCAACAAGCGCGATCTCAGCAGTCCGTTTCTGATGCACAAGCAGCTGGGCTTCGGCCCTCGCTATGTCGATACGGAGCTGCGGGTCAGCTATCCGACGCTTCCGCAGCTTGCGATCAAGCAGCGTCTCGCGATGGAGACGCTGGCGGAGGAAATGCGCATTCTGTACGTCGCATTGACGAGGCCGAAGGAGAAAATGTTCCTCGTCGGAACGGTCGGCGACGCCGAGAAGCAGCTGCAGCGCTGGCAATCCGCGCTCGATGCGGACGGCGGATTGGCGGATTTCCGCATTGCGGGAGCGTCCCGTTTTCTGGACTGGCTCGGTCCGCTGGCGATGGGAGCAGGCATTTCCGCCGTTGTGGTGGACGAAGTTGCTCTAGTTGAAGGCGAGAGCAAAGAGCTGGAGGCGCTGCGTGACGAGGCAAGCGAAGAGGCGGATGACGCTGGCCTGCAGGACACGAAAGAGCAAGATGCGGTCGACGGCGCGAAGGTCGTCTCGTTCAGGGATTGGCGCACGGCGGTCGTGCCGGCGTCGCTTCTCGGAATGGAAGCCGCGGTGGCGACGCAGGAGGATACCGAGGCGGCGGAAGCTTTTGCCCTGCGTATGCAGGCCGTGCAAGAGCTTGTACCGCTGCCGGAGTCGCAGGAAGCGGCGGATGAAATCGACCGGCGGCTTAGCTGGCGCTATCCGTATGCCGCAGCCACGATGACCGCCGCCAAAACGTCGGTGACCGAAATGAAACGGCTTCATGCCGAAGCGGGCATGGATGAAGCGGCGCTACTGCTGCCGGAGCTGGCAGGCGAGGATGGAATGGCCGGTATGGGAGAGGAGACCGTTGATACCGAAGCGGCGGAAATACCGACGGAAGCAGCCGCTGAGGGGGCGAATCCGGGGGATTACGCGCAGGTTGAGTTTCTTTTCGATATGGATTCGGCGAGCTTGGTGCAAGAGGAGACGGTACGGTTTGAAGCTGCCGCAGCTTCGGCAGGCAATGAAGCGGGAGGAAAAGGCGGCGACTATACCTTCCGGCTGCGGCGTCCGAGATTCATGGAGGAGAAGGCGCTGACGGCGGCGGAACGTGGGATGGTGAGCCATCTCGTCATGCAGCATGTTCCGATCGGCGGCGAGGTGACCGAGGAGACCGTGCGCGAAACGATCGCCAGCCTGCAGGAGCGCAGAATGCTGTCGGCTCAGCAGGCGGCCGCGGTTGATATCGCGGGCTCAGCGGCCTTTTTCCAAAGCGATGTCGGGCTGCGGCTTCTGCGTGCCGAATGGGTGAAGCGGGAGACGCCGTTTAGCTGTACGTTCCCGGCCTCCAGGGTTTACCCGGGCGCTACGGAGCATGTGAGCGAGGAGCCGATTCTGATCCAAGGGGTTATCGACTGCCTGTTTCAGGACGAGGAAGGCCGGCTTATTTTGCTCGATTACAAGACGGACCGGATTACGCTCAAGCGGTGGGAGGAAGCGGCCGAACGCCACCGTTTTCAGCTGACGCTCTATGCGGAGGCGATCCGCTCCGTCATCGGACGGAACGTTGATGAATGCTATGTGTTCTTCTTTGACGGGGGACAAGCGGTAAAATTGTTTGGATAG
- the addB gene encoding helicase-exonuclease AddAB subunit AddB gives MALRFVIGRSGAGKTHYGLEQIRSRVLAHPDGPPIVMLVPEQATFQTEYALLNHPALKGSIRAQALSFRRLSFRIMQETGGTALIPISENGKNMLLYKIVHRLEEQLQLFKGSESQHGFIERLGELMTEWKRYGIGTEELASYTESRMPKQGSSLLGRKLHDLQLISSGLERELAGLYVDAEDYLSWLVKGFHLAPSMADSEIWVDGFHGFTPTEFEALGALMKHAQTMTITLCLDKLYGVGEMPHELDLFRPTAETYMKLRDMAVELGVEIEEPVLLDGTPYRFKDNPMLAHLERHYGGRKPLSLSERELEQGGVSLHASANRRAEVEAVARDITRRVRDEGMRYRDLAVMVRNAPAYNDYIKDVFADYGIPYFLDQKNGALHHPFVEFIRSALEIAVHGWRYEAVFRCIKSELLIPEDGSLTRETFDLLENYALATGMNGNRWTTLSQWKPLTRDTLEGEPAQAGENALREFEAIMAAREAVVPVLRKFGRELKKASDVRGMCEALYKLLVAIEAPDRMERWSRKAIADGNPLRAREHRQLWDGIMDLLDQLTEMTGGEAMPLELFVGMVETGLESLKLASVPPSLDQVLIGSMDRTRSGQVAVCYLLGANDGVMPQRMQEDGVLTEQERETLEYGGLVMAPGVRRKLLDERFMIYNALSTPGSHLWISWPLSDEEGKSLLPSEIIRHIKGLFPGLKEETVAVEPVPAMPEAEQQSFMAHPERTLSYLITQLRTWKHGGSIAPLWWAAYNWFAVRPEWQDKLQRLVSSLEYTNEEVTLSAETAELLYGKLLRGSVSRMERFVSCPFQHFAIHGLRLRERELYKLAAPDIGQLFHAALNRLTETLGDSWGSLTTEQLREASAGIVNELAMRLQSQILFSSNRHQYVARKLRDIISQAAVILGEHARRAQFKPVGLEIGFGPQGPLPPVTIPLSDGKTLEMVGRIDRVDAAQTTDGLLLRVIDYKSSAKQLRLEEVAYGMALQMLTYLDVLLTHAPEWLGQPARAAGALYFHVHNPMLTTSNGMPPTKARTEILKRFKLKGLVLADEETVRMMDNALSTGYSELLPLALKRDGGFYSSSSVVSEDQWSTLRRSVRGTLRRIGDRIAGGDVSITPYRLGNKTPCQFCAYKPVCHFDPLVEGNCYTRLNKPGKDEVWELLASGDDEDDNDNKGMQGDAGKEQGQ, from the coding sequence ATGGCGCTCCGTTTTGTCATTGGCCGGTCAGGGGCGGGCAAAACCCATTATGGTTTAGAGCAAATACGCAGCCGCGTGCTGGCGCATCCGGACGGTCCGCCAATCGTGATGCTGGTGCCGGAGCAGGCGACGTTTCAGACGGAGTACGCGCTGCTGAACCACCCGGCGCTCAAGGGCTCCATTCGCGCGCAAGCGCTCAGCTTCCGGCGGTTATCGTTCCGGATCATGCAGGAAACCGGCGGTACCGCGCTAATCCCGATTAGCGAGAACGGTAAAAACATGCTGCTGTACAAAATCGTCCACCGGCTGGAGGAGCAGCTGCAGCTGTTCAAGGGGAGCGAATCCCAGCACGGATTCATAGAGCGGCTTGGCGAGCTGATGACGGAATGGAAACGGTACGGGATCGGCACGGAAGAGCTCGCTTCGTACACGGAAAGCCGGATGCCGAAGCAGGGCAGCTCGCTGCTCGGCCGGAAGCTTCATGATTTGCAGCTCATCTCGTCGGGACTGGAGCGGGAGCTTGCCGGGCTTTACGTCGATGCCGAGGATTATTTGAGCTGGCTGGTGAAAGGGTTTCATCTAGCGCCTTCCATGGCAGATTCGGAGATTTGGGTCGACGGGTTTCACGGCTTCACGCCGACGGAGTTCGAAGCGCTCGGAGCGCTTATGAAGCATGCCCAAACAATGACCATTACGCTATGTCTCGATAAGCTCTACGGCGTTGGCGAAATGCCGCATGAGCTCGATCTGTTCCGTCCGACGGCGGAAACGTACATGAAGCTTCGCGATATGGCGGTCGAGCTTGGCGTGGAAATCGAAGAGCCGGTGCTGCTGGATGGCACGCCATACCGGTTCAAGGACAATCCGATGCTGGCGCATCTGGAACGCCATTACGGAGGACGCAAGCCGCTCAGCTTGTCGGAGCGGGAGCTGGAGCAAGGCGGCGTATCGCTGCACGCTTCGGCCAACCGGCGCGCCGAGGTGGAGGCGGTTGCCCGGGACATTACGCGCAGGGTGCGCGACGAGGGGATGCGTTACCGGGATTTGGCTGTGATGGTGCGCAATGCGCCGGCCTATAACGATTATATCAAGGACGTGTTCGCCGATTACGGCATTCCGTATTTCCTTGACCAGAAGAACGGGGCGCTGCATCATCCGTTCGTCGAGTTTATCCGCTCGGCGCTCGAAATTGCGGTGCATGGCTGGCGCTACGAGGCCGTATTCCGCTGCATCAAGTCGGAGCTGCTTATTCCCGAAGACGGCAGCTTGACGCGGGAAACGTTCGATTTGCTTGAAAATTACGCGCTTGCGACCGGCATGAACGGCAATCGCTGGACGACGCTCAGCCAATGGAAGCCGCTCACGCGGGATACGCTTGAAGGCGAACCGGCGCAGGCGGGCGAGAACGCGCTGCGGGAGTTCGAGGCGATCATGGCGGCGCGGGAAGCGGTTGTGCCCGTGCTGCGCAAATTCGGCCGCGAGCTTAAGAAAGCGTCCGATGTCAGGGGCATGTGCGAGGCGCTGTACAAGCTGCTTGTCGCGATCGAAGCGCCGGACCGGATGGAGCGGTGGAGCCGCAAAGCGATCGCGGACGGCAATCCGCTTCGGGCGAGAGAGCATCGGCAGCTGTGGGACGGCATCATGGATTTGCTGGACCAGCTCACCGAGATGACCGGCGGCGAAGCGATGCCGCTTGAACTGTTCGTGGGCATGGTCGAGACGGGTCTGGAAAGCTTGAAGCTGGCGTCCGTTCCGCCGTCGCTGGATCAGGTGCTGATCGGCAGCATGGACCGGACGCGCTCCGGTCAAGTGGCCGTATGCTATTTGCTCGGCGCGAATGACGGCGTGATGCCGCAGCGGATGCAGGAAGACGGCGTGCTCACGGAGCAGGAGCGGGAAACGCTCGAATACGGCGGTCTCGTCATGGCGCCTGGCGTGCGGCGCAAGCTGCTCGACGAGCGCTTTATGATCTACAATGCGCTTTCGACGCCCGGCAGCCATCTCTGGATTAGCTGGCCGCTTTCGGACGAGGAAGGGAAAAGTCTGCTTCCGTCGGAAATCATCCGTCATATTAAGGGGCTTTTTCCGGGCCTCAAGGAAGAAACCGTCGCCGTAGAGCCGGTGCCGGCCATGCCGGAAGCCGAGCAGCAATCGTTCATGGCGCATCCGGAGCGGACGCTGTCGTATTTGATCACGCAGCTCCGGACATGGAAGCATGGCGGCAGCATCGCGCCGCTTTGGTGGGCGGCGTACAACTGGTTCGCCGTTCGGCCGGAGTGGCAGGACAAGCTGCAGCGGCTCGTATCGTCTTTGGAATATACGAACGAAGAAGTCACGCTGTCCGCGGAAACGGCGGAGCTGCTTTACGGCAAGCTGCTGCGGGGCAGCGTGTCGCGGATGGAGCGGTTCGTCTCGTGTCCGTTTCAGCATTTCGCGATTCATGGGCTGCGTCTTCGGGAGCGGGAGCTGTACAAGCTGGCCGCGCCGGATATCGGGCAGCTGTTCCATGCCGCGCTTAACCGGCTGACGGAAACGCTCGGCGACAGCTGGGGCTCGCTGACGACGGAGCAGTTGCGCGAAGCGTCGGCCGGCATCGTGAACGAGCTTGCGATGAGACTGCAATCGCAGATTCTGTTCAGCAGCAACCGCCATCAATATGTGGCGCGCAAGCTGCGCGACATCATCAGCCAAGCGGCGGTCATTCTCGGCGAGCATGCGCGGCGCGCGCAATTCAAGCCGGTAGGGCTCGAGATCGGCTTCGGGCCGCAAGGTCCGCTGCCTCCGGTCACGATTCCGCTTTCCGATGGGAAGACGCTGGAGATGGTCGGCCGGATCGACCGCGTCGACGCGGCGCAAACGACGGACGGACTGCTGCTGCGCGTCATCGACTATAAGTCCAGCGCGAAGCAGCTGCGGCTGGAGGAGGTCGCCTACGGTATGGCGCTCCAAATGCTGACGTATCTCGACGTGCTGCTTACGCATGCGCCGGAATGGCTGGGTCAGCCGGCGCGAGCGGCGGGCGCGTTATATTTTCACGTGCACAATCCGATGCTGACGACCTCGAACGGCATGCCGCCAACCAAGGCGCGCACCGAAATATTGAAGCGGTTCAAGCTCAAAGGGCTGGTGCTCGCGGACGAGGAAACGGTCCGGATGATGGACAATGCGCTGTCGACCGGCTATTCGGAGCTGCTGCCGCTTGCGCTGAAGCGGGACGGCGGCTTCTATAGCAGTTCTTCCGTCGTATCGGAGGATCAATGGAGCACGCTGCGTCGTTCCGTCAGAGGAACGCTGCGCCGGATCGGCGATCGGATTGCCGGAGGGGACGTTTCGATCACTCCGTATAGGCTTGGAAACAAGACGCCGTGCCAATTTTGCGCGTATAAGCCGGTATGCCATTTCGACCCGTTGGTTGAAGGCAACTGCTATACGAGACTGAACAAGCCGGGCAAGGACGAGGTTTGGGAGCTGCTCGCGAGCGGCGACGACGAAGATGACAATGACAACAAGGGCATGCAAGGCGATGCCGGGAAGGAGCAAGGGCAATGA
- a CDS encoding exonuclease SbcCD subunit D, translating into MRILHTADWHFGRSLEGRSRLEEQAAFVDELAVLVKDEEIDLVLLAGDVYDSVNPPAAAEQLFYEAVARLADGGKRTIAVIAGNHDHPERVSASAPLAARSGIRLVGMPTDQPLVIDVARTGEQAVIAALPYPSESRLRELLSEATDEELLRTAYSERVGKLMTQLGGAFRHDTVNLAMSHIYVLGGLETDSERPIQIGGAYTVDPSALRIGAQYVALGHLHRPQRVAGDETMRYSGSPLAYSFSEAGQAKSVTVFDAAPGIAVEPREILLSSGRPLVRWTAKGGLAEVYGWLEEGRDARAWIDLDVWMTEAMTLQHIQQLRKQHEGLVHIRPVYPESSEALSAGERSREQLPAEELFRRFFAKQTGGGEPDERTVQLFLELIAEEDDDASAGSEGMPEADGSMAVGGDRA; encoded by the coding sequence ATGCGCATACTGCATACGGCAGACTGGCATTTCGGGCGTTCGCTCGAGGGCCGGAGCCGATTGGAGGAGCAAGCGGCTTTCGTGGATGAGCTGGCTGTCCTCGTGAAGGACGAAGAAATCGATCTGGTGCTGCTGGCAGGCGATGTTTACGACTCGGTCAATCCGCCCGCGGCTGCGGAGCAGCTGTTTTATGAGGCGGTAGCGCGGCTGGCGGACGGCGGAAAACGAACGATCGCGGTGATCGCGGGCAATCACGATCATCCTGAGCGGGTATCCGCCTCCGCGCCGCTTGCGGCGCGCAGCGGCATCCGGCTCGTCGGCATGCCGACGGACCAGCCGCTCGTTATCGACGTGGCGCGGACTGGCGAGCAAGCCGTCATCGCGGCGCTGCCGTATCCGTCCGAATCGCGGCTGCGGGAGCTGCTGAGCGAGGCGACGGACGAAGAGCTGCTCCGCACCGCCTATTCCGAGCGGGTCGGCAAACTGATGACGCAGCTCGGCGGGGCATTCCGCCACGATACGGTCAATTTGGCGATGAGCCATATTTATGTGCTCGGCGGCCTGGAGACGGATTCGGAGCGGCCGATCCAGATTGGCGGCGCGTATACGGTCGATCCGTCCGCGCTGCGGATCGGGGCGCAGTATGTGGCGCTCGGCCATTTGCACCGGCCGCAACGGGTAGCCGGCGACGAAACGATGCGTTACAGCGGCTCGCCGCTGGCGTACAGCTTCTCGGAGGCTGGGCAGGCGAAGTCCGTCACCGTGTTTGACGCGGCGCCGGGAATCGCGGTCGAGCCTCGGGAGATCTTGCTCAGCTCCGGCAGGCCGCTCGTCCGGTGGACGGCGAAAGGCGGGCTGGCCGAGGTGTACGGCTGGCTTGAGGAAGGACGCGATGCGCGCGCGTGGATCGATCTGGACGTTTGGATGACGGAAGCGATGACGCTCCAGCACATCCAGCAGCTGCGCAAGCAGCATGAGGGGCTCGTGCATATCCGTCCGGTATATCCGGAATCGTCGGAGGCGCTGTCGGCCGGCGAACGATCGCGCGAGCAGCTGCCGGCCGAGGAGCTGTTCCGCCGCTTCTTCGCGAAGCAGACCGGCGGAGGCGAGCCGGACGAACGGACGGTTCAGTTGTTTCTCGAATTGATTGCGGAGGAAGACGATGATGCCTCGGCAGGCAGCGAAGGCATGCCGGAGGCAGATGGAAGTATGGCAGTGGGAGGTGACCGCGCATGA